In one window of Ruminococcus hominis DNA:
- a CDS encoding glycoside hydrolase family 13 protein, with the protein MKRDALFCDGTSSYVMPAEPKAGETVTLRFRTAENDVADVILLVGEEKARYTMQKADSIENFDFWEIQWTLDEDPLVYCFEIQRGGEICYYNRCGVSDRIVDYYDFKIVPGFSTPDWAKGAVMYQIFVDRFYNGDPQNDVEDREYIYIGAPCEQVKDWGSVPATPDIRRFYGGDLQGVMDKLDYLQDLGIEVIYFNPLFVSPSNHKYDIQDYDYIDPHYGKIVKDGGEVLAEGDMDNTHATKYQIRTGDKENLEASNALFAKLVDEMHKRGMRVILDGVFNHCGSFNKWMDRERIYEQQPAYQDKQGAFVSSQSPYRSFFHFFKEEESAWPYNYNYDGWWGHDTLPKLNYEDSPKLVQYIMDIGKKWVSPPYNIDGWRLDVAADLGYSNEYNHMFWKEFRKQVKSVNPDVLILAEHYGDPGEWLQGDQWDSVMNYDAFMEPLTWFLTGMEKHSNERRIDLWGNAEIFVNSMKHFMACMLTPSLQVAMNELSNHDHSRFLTRTNHIAGRVEQLGYKAAEEGINEAVFCEAVAVQMTWVGAPTVYYGDEVGVVGFTDPDNRRTFPWGNENQRLLNFHKEMIRIHKEQEILRTGSIKMLTWANNVLAYGRFQDDEQIVVILNNSKELKEITVPVWLAEVPQNTRMYRLMYTYEEGFTTEYDEYIVQDGEVVVNMGRHSVLILKTLKE; encoded by the coding sequence ATGAAAAGAGACGCTTTGTTCTGTGATGGGACTTCGTCTTATGTGATGCCTGCCGAACCAAAGGCAGGAGAAACTGTTACACTACGGTTTCGAACAGCAGAAAATGATGTCGCAGATGTGATTCTGCTCGTTGGTGAAGAAAAAGCCAGATATACGATGCAGAAGGCAGATAGTATAGAAAATTTTGATTTTTGGGAAATACAGTGGACACTGGATGAGGATCCATTGGTTTACTGTTTTGAAATCCAGCGTGGCGGAGAAATCTGTTATTATAATCGCTGCGGGGTATCAGATCGTATTGTCGATTACTATGATTTTAAGATCGTACCTGGATTTTCCACACCAGATTGGGCAAAAGGTGCAGTAATGTACCAGATTTTTGTGGATCGTTTTTATAATGGTGATCCACAAAATGATGTGGAAGACAGGGAATATATTTATATCGGAGCACCATGTGAGCAGGTCAAGGATTGGGGCTCTGTGCCGGCAACACCGGATATCCGCCGGTTCTACGGCGGAGACCTGCAGGGAGTTATGGATAAATTAGATTATCTTCAGGATTTGGGAATCGAAGTAATCTATTTCAATCCATTGTTTGTATCCCCATCAAACCATAAATATGATATTCAAGATTATGATTACATTGATCCACATTACGGAAAGATTGTTAAAGATGGCGGAGAGGTTCTGGCAGAAGGGGATATGGACAATACCCATGCTACGAAATATCAGATCCGCACAGGCGATAAAGAAAATCTGGAAGCCAGCAATGCACTGTTTGCAAAATTGGTAGATGAGATGCATAAGCGAGGCATGCGAGTGATACTGGACGGTGTGTTCAATCATTGTGGTTCTTTCAATAAATGGATGGACCGAGAGAGAATTTATGAGCAGCAACCGGCTTATCAGGATAAACAGGGGGCTTTTGTAAGTTCACAGAGTCCGTACCGCAGCTTCTTCCATTTCTTCAAGGAAGAGGAAAGCGCATGGCCGTATAATTATAATTATGATGGCTGGTGGGGGCATGACACACTTCCAAAATTAAATTACGAAGATTCACCAAAACTGGTGCAATATATTATGGATATCGGTAAAAAATGGGTATCTCCGCCGTATAATATTGACGGATGGCGTCTGGATGTTGCGGCAGACCTTGGATATTCCAATGAATATAATCATATGTTCTGGAAAGAATTCCGTAAACAGGTGAAGAGTGTGAATCCGGATGTATTGATTCTTGCAGAGCATTATGGAGATCCGGGAGAATGGCTTCAGGGGGATCAGTGGGACAGTGTCATGAACTACGATGCATTTATGGAGCCACTGACCTGGTTTTTGACAGGTATGGAGAAGCACAGTAATGAGCGCCGTATTGATCTGTGGGGTAATGCAGAGATATTTGTGAATTCAATGAAGCATTTTATGGCATGCATGCTGACACCATCTTTGCAGGTTGCAATGAACGAATTATCCAACCATGACCATTCCAGATTCCTCACAAGAACAAATCATATTGCCGGTCGAGTAGAACAGCTTGGATATAAGGCAGCAGAAGAAGGAATTAACGAGGCTGTATTCTGTGAGGCAGTCGCAGTACAGATGACCTGGGTTGGAGCACCGACTGTATATTATGGAGATGAGGTTGGAGTTGTCGGATTTACAGATCCGGATAATCGCCGTACATTCCCATGGGGAAATGAAAATCAACGATTATTGAATTTTCATAAAGAGATGATCCGCATTCACAAAGAACAGGAAATCCTTAGAACAGGTTCGATCAAGATGCTTACCTGGGCAAATAACGTGTTGGCATATGGACGTTTTCAGGATGATGAACAGATTGTTGTAATCTTGAACAACAGCAAAGAACTAAAAGAAATAACAGTCCCGGTGTGGCTTGCAGAAGTACCACAAAATACCCGTATGTATCGTTTGATGTATACATATGAAGAAGGATTTACAACAGAGTATGATGAATATATTGTGCAGGACGGAGAAGTTGTTGTAAACATGGGACGACATTCCGTACTGATTTTAAAAACATTGAAAGAATAA
- the ftsH gene encoding ATP-dependent zinc metalloprotease FtsH: MNNDSKKYKGTGVTFFVVIIAVLFALWFASRIQAQGQEVTYTRFVQEVQDSNISDVTINQNRTVPTGSVSFVLKNSGSAGKVNVSDVNKVQELLSKYDIDYKMPDVAEAGIFETTVLPVMLTALVVMFLFMLMNRQAGGGSNAKAMNFGKSRAKMSAPGEKKVTFEDVAGLKEEKEELEEIVDFLKDPKKYVQVGARIPKGVLLEGPPGTGKTLLAKAVAGEAGVPFFTISGSDFVEMFVGVGASRVRDLFQDAKKNAPCIIFIDEIDAVARRRGSGLGGGHDEREQTLNQMLVEMDGFGVNEGIIVMAATNRKDILDPAILRPGRFDRDVIVGRPDVGGREEILKVHARNKPLGDDVDLKQIAQTTAGFTGADLENLLNEAAILAAKQNRMYIQQADIRHAFVKVGIGPEKKSRIVSEKERRITAYHEAGHAILFHVLPDVGPVYSVSIVPTGGAGGYTMPLPEKDDMFNTKGHMLQEIIVSLGGRVAEEQIFDDITTGASQDIKQATAIAKSMITKFGMSEKLGLINYDNDSDEVFIGRDFGHASSRGYGEKVAATIDEEVKRIIDDCYEKAKALLDEYHPVLESCAQLLLEKEKLTRSEFEALFEK, from the coding sequence TTGAATAATGACAGCAAGAAGTATAAAGGCACTGGCGTAACATTCTTTGTAGTCATCATAGCAGTGCTTTTTGCACTTTGGTTTGCAAGCCGGATCCAGGCTCAGGGGCAGGAAGTGACTTACACAAGATTTGTACAGGAAGTCCAGGATAGCAACATCAGTGACGTAACAATTAACCAGAACCGGACTGTACCAACCGGCTCAGTGTCATTTGTGTTAAAGAATAGTGGCTCAGCAGGGAAAGTGAATGTATCAGATGTGAATAAGGTGCAGGAGCTTCTCAGTAAATATGATATAGATTATAAGATGCCGGATGTAGCGGAAGCAGGAATTTTTGAGACAACAGTATTGCCGGTTATGTTGACGGCATTAGTTGTGATGTTCTTGTTTATGTTAATGAACAGACAGGCAGGAGGCGGTTCGAACGCAAAAGCCATGAATTTCGGGAAGAGTCGTGCGAAGATGAGTGCTCCTGGTGAAAAGAAGGTAACATTTGAAGATGTTGCCGGATTAAAAGAGGAAAAAGAAGAACTTGAAGAAATCGTAGATTTCCTGAAAGATCCAAAAAAATATGTTCAAGTCGGAGCAAGAATTCCGAAAGGTGTATTGCTTGAGGGACCTCCGGGAACAGGTAAGACATTGTTGGCAAAAGCTGTTGCGGGAGAAGCCGGAGTACCATTCTTTACAATTTCAGGTTCTGATTTTGTGGAGATGTTTGTCGGTGTCGGTGCATCACGTGTGCGAGATTTGTTTCAGGATGCAAAGAAAAATGCACCATGTATCATTTTCATCGATGAGATAGATGCAGTGGCAAGACGACGTGGAAGTGGTCTCGGTGGCGGTCACGATGAGAGAGAACAGACACTGAACCAGATGCTTGTAGAGATGGATGGTTTCGGAGTTAATGAAGGAATCATCGTAATGGCTGCAACGAACAGAAAAGATATTCTGGACCCTGCAATCCTTCGTCCGGGAAGATTTGACAGAGATGTTATTGTTGGCCGTCCGGATGTCGGGGGCCGTGAAGAGATTCTTAAAGTTCATGCAAGAAATAAGCCACTTGGAGATGACGTGGATTTGAAACAGATTGCCCAGACAACAGCAGGATTTACCGGAGCAGACCTGGAAAATCTGTTAAATGAAGCTGCAATTCTCGCAGCAAAGCAAAACCGTATGTATATTCAACAGGCTGATATTCGTCATGCGTTTGTAAAAGTCGGTATCGGACCTGAGAAGAAGAGTCGTATTGTATCTGAGAAGGAACGCAGGATTACGGCGTACCATGAAGCAGGTCATGCAATTCTCTTCCATGTGCTGCCGGATGTAGGACCTGTATACAGCGTATCTATCGTACCGACAGGTGGTGCAGGTGGTTACACAATGCCACTTCCGGAAAAAGATGATATGTTCAATACAAAAGGACATATGTTACAGGAAATTATCGTATCACTGGGTGGTCGTGTAGCAGAAGAACAGATATTTGATGATATCACAACAGGTGCATCCCAGGATATTAAACAGGCGACTGCAATTGCAAAATCAATGATCACGAAATTCGGTATGTCAGAAAAGCTTGGTCTGATTAATTATGATAATGACAGTGACGAAGTATTTATCGGAAGAGATTTCGGTCATGCTTCATCAAGGGGATATGGTGAGAAGGTTGCAGCAACAATTGATGAAGAAGTAAAACGCATTATAGATGACTGTTATGAAAAAGCGAAAGCTCTGTTAGACGAATACCATCCAGTATTGGAGTCCTGTGCTCAGTTACTGTTAGAAAAAGAAAAGCTTACAAGAAGTGAGTTTGAAGCACTTTTTGAAAAATAA
- the hpt gene encoding hypoxanthine phosphoribosyltransferase yields MAETIRELVSEKAVDERIVELGKQISKDYEGKQVHLICVLKGGVFFMCELAKRISVPVSMDFMSVSSYGDDTKSSGVVKIVKDLDEAIEGKDVLIVEDIIDSGRTLYYLIDILKKRNPKSVHLCTLLDKPERRVKDVKVDYVGFNIPDEFVVGYGLDYAQKYRNLPFIGVVEGLE; encoded by the coding sequence ATGGCAGAAACAATTCGAGAGTTAGTATCTGAAAAAGCTGTAGACGAGAGAATCGTAGAGCTGGGAAAACAGATTAGTAAAGATTATGAAGGAAAGCAGGTACATTTAATCTGCGTACTGAAAGGCGGAGTCTTCTTCATGTGTGAATTGGCAAAGAGAATTTCTGTGCCTGTATCAATGGACTTTATGAGTGTCAGCAGTTATGGTGATGATACAAAATCCAGCGGAGTTGTAAAAATCGTGAAAGATCTGGATGAAGCAATTGAAGGAAAAGATGTGTTGATCGTAGAGGATATCATTGATTCCGGACGTACATTGTACTATCTGATTGATATTTTGAAGAAGAGAAATCCAAAAAGCGTTCATTTGTGTACATTATTAGACAAACCGGAACGTCGCGTGAAAGACGTGAAAGTAGATTATGTTGGATTTAATATTCCAGATGAGTTCGTAGTAGGATATGGTCTGGACTACGCACAGAAATATAGAAACCTGCCTTTCATCGGAGTAGTGGAAGGTCTGGAGTAG
- the tilS gene encoding tRNA lysidine(34) synthetase TilS, with the protein MKRIEKFIQKYHMLTCGDKVIAGVSGGADSVCLFLMLLELREKIGFDLIAVHVHHGLRGEAADQDQRFVEALCEQHRIPLEIFRVNLESIAKKRKQSLEEAGRMVRREAFDSVCQKYGGNKIALAHHQNDNAETLLWNLSRGTGLDGLGGIRPVNGKFIRPLLCMNRKEIEEYLSKRKQSYCIDETNAGTDYTRNKLRHLVLPILEEQVNSAAVRHMNETMEQIWELQEYMQEQVEAAYQECVQEHSEKACWIQIQQNSFETFPELIKKMVIRKGMEQVGGKKRDLSHKHVDVMMELMNKQVGRTLDLPYEMHAKRNYEGIRLEKRRTYSSGEEKKAEIMQECMSELNIPGEIILADRNLKVRCKILEKPKNLSIKDIPQKIYTKWFDYDIIKSSLYIRTRQAGDNIVIDEKGHQKKLKSWFVDEKIPKEVRDSQLLLAENNDILWVLGHRMSQAYQVKQSTKWILQIEVETYKSDGGKENGRNNSRVSI; encoded by the coding sequence ATGAAACGAATAGAAAAATTTATCCAAAAATATCATATGCTCACCTGTGGCGATAAGGTGATTGCAGGTGTATCGGGAGGTGCAGATTCGGTATGCCTGTTTTTGATGCTCTTAGAATTGAGAGAAAAAATAGGGTTTGATTTAATTGCAGTGCATGTACATCATGGGCTTAGAGGAGAGGCAGCAGACCAAGATCAGCGATTTGTAGAAGCATTGTGCGAGCAGCATCGAATCCCATTGGAAATTTTCCGTGTGAATCTGGAATCAATTGCGAAAAAGAGGAAACAATCTTTGGAGGAAGCCGGGAGAATGGTGAGGAGAGAAGCATTTGACAGTGTGTGCCAAAAATACGGAGGAAATAAAATTGCATTAGCACATCATCAAAATGATAATGCAGAGACACTGCTTTGGAATCTGTCACGAGGAACCGGGTTAGACGGACTAGGAGGAATCCGTCCGGTTAATGGAAAATTTATCCGTCCGCTGCTATGTATGAACAGAAAAGAGATTGAAGAATATCTTTCCAAGAGAAAGCAATCCTATTGTATTGATGAAACGAATGCAGGGACAGATTATACAAGAAATAAATTGCGGCATCTGGTACTCCCGATTTTAGAAGAACAGGTCAATTCGGCTGCAGTCCGGCATATGAATGAAACAATGGAGCAGATATGGGAGCTCCAGGAATATATGCAGGAACAAGTGGAGGCTGCATATCAAGAATGTGTACAGGAACATTCTGAAAAAGCATGTTGGATTCAAATTCAGCAAAATTCCTTTGAAACATTTCCGGAATTGATAAAGAAAATGGTGATCCGAAAAGGCATGGAACAAGTGGGGGGCAAAAAAAGAGATTTGAGCCACAAACATGTCGATGTGATGATGGAGTTAATGAATAAGCAAGTAGGACGGACACTGGATCTTCCTTATGAAATGCATGCAAAACGAAATTATGAAGGAATCCGGTTAGAGAAAAGAAGAACATATTCGTCCGGGGAAGAAAAGAAAGCAGAAATCATGCAGGAATGCATGAGTGAATTGAACATTCCGGGGGAAATCATACTTGCAGACAGGAATCTTAAAGTTCGATGTAAAATACTGGAAAAGCCTAAAAATCTTTCAATAAAGGATATACCACAAAAAATATACACGAAATGGTTTGATTATGATATAATAAAGAGCAGTCTGTATATTAGAACAAGACAGGCAGGCGATAATATTGTAATTGATGAAAAAGGTCATCAAAAAAAACTAAAGAGTTGGTTTGTAGATGAAAAAATCCCGAAAGAGGTAAGAGACAGTCAATTGTTGCTCGCAGAGAACAATGATATTTTATGGGTTTTGGGACACCGGATGAGCCAGGCTTATCAAGTGAAGCAGTCAACTAAGTGGATTCTACAAATTGAAGTAGAAACATACAAAAGTGATGGAGGAAAAGAAAATGGCAGAAACAATTCGAGAGTTAGTATCTGA
- a CDS encoding SpoIIE family protein phosphatase translates to MEEGQMLHTSPYVAQIEKFADSLTQLANTFLKMENKKKSFTNDEIDAMFAQVKEHVCTKCEKRDWCWGENYVHTCQMGYEILSAVDNYGDEMNVETKRKLKQCCIRAPRFLREMLEAFQAARQNMMWTNRMALSREGCAIQMDTFAEMIRQTAKEMEDSIFHDEWLEKRIIEALKKKGVRVLKTDFFMNSEGKYEIHVTARAMYEQCFTVREIVKEISIAARRKLTPAKEQAQIMGREYITVVCMEGPEYYTLQGVAKVGKGSCEISGDNFMMLDLPGGKQGVALSDGMGSGERACRESTLVIELLEELLEAGFPEKMAIQMINTTLVMGREEIHYSTIDMCVFDLYSGICEFLKAGASSTFIKKKDSIEHLRSTSLPIGVVHKLDVDHAKRQLEDGDFVIMVTDGIMDALPVGEQDVLLETIIKGTAIINPKEMAQHILKQVLNWTGKPPEDDMTVLVIGIWKY, encoded by the coding sequence ATGGAAGAAGGACAGATGCTTCATACAAGCCCATACGTGGCACAGATAGAAAAGTTTGCAGATTCACTTACACAATTGGCGAATACATTTCTGAAAATGGAAAATAAGAAAAAATCTTTTACAAATGATGAGATTGATGCGATGTTTGCTCAAGTGAAAGAGCATGTCTGCACAAAATGTGAAAAAAGAGACTGGTGCTGGGGAGAAAATTATGTACACACATGCCAGATGGGGTATGAAATATTATCGGCGGTAGATAATTATGGAGATGAAATGAATGTAGAAACGAAGCGTAAGCTGAAACAGTGCTGTATTCGTGCTCCGCGATTTCTAAGAGAAATGTTAGAGGCATTTCAAGCGGCCCGGCAGAACATGATGTGGACAAACAGGATGGCATTAAGCAGAGAGGGATGTGCGATCCAGATGGACACATTTGCCGAAATGATACGTCAGACCGCAAAGGAAATGGAGGATAGTATTTTCCATGATGAATGGCTGGAAAAAAGAATTATTGAGGCACTAAAGAAAAAAGGAGTCCGGGTGTTAAAAACTGATTTTTTTATGAATTCGGAAGGGAAATATGAAATCCATGTAACAGCAAGAGCAATGTATGAGCAATGTTTTACAGTCCGTGAGATTGTGAAAGAAATTTCGATTGCTGCCAGACGAAAACTAACTCCCGCAAAGGAACAGGCACAAATAATGGGTCGGGAATACATTACGGTAGTATGCATGGAAGGACCGGAGTATTACACGTTGCAGGGAGTTGCAAAAGTCGGAAAAGGAAGCTGTGAAATATCAGGCGATAATTTTATGATGCTGGATCTTCCGGGAGGAAAGCAGGGAGTTGCATTGTCAGACGGAATGGGTTCGGGAGAGCGGGCATGCCGCGAGAGTACATTGGTGATTGAGTTATTGGAGGAGTTGCTTGAAGCAGGATTTCCTGAGAAAATGGCAATTCAGATGATTAACACAACACTGGTAATGGGACGGGAAGAGATACATTATTCTACAATAGATATGTGTGTGTTTGATTTGTATAGCGGCATATGTGAGTTTTTAAAAGCCGGCGCATCGTCGACATTTATTAAAAAGAAAGATAGCATCGAGCACTTGCGTTCAACTAGTCTGCCGATAGGAGTGGTTCATAAGCTGGACGTAGATCACGCAAAAAGACAGTTGGAAGATGGTGATTTTGTGATTATGGTTACCGATGGAATTATGGATGCGCTGCCGGTAGGGGAGCAGGATGTGTTATTGGAAACGATTATAAAAGGAACTGCAATCATAAATCCGAAAGAAATGGCACAACACATTTTAAAACAAGTATTGAATTGGACAGGCAAACCGCCTGAAGATGATATGACCGTATTGGTTATCGGAATTTGGAAATATTAA
- a CDS encoding FtsB family cell division protein, whose translation MNNKKAGKQGHKKKRTARPHMKSVQIICVGLAVLTLVFGIGSISIYSKNQDYKQQEAELEAQIKKEEERSKEIKEYQDYVKTDDYIREVAEDKLGLVDPNEILFKQTN comes from the coding sequence ATGAATAATAAAAAAGCAGGAAAGCAGGGCCATAAGAAAAAAAGAACAGCTCGTCCGCATATGAAAAGTGTACAGATAATCTGCGTAGGATTGGCAGTGTTAACATTAGTATTTGGCATAGGTTCCATCTCTATTTATTCAAAAAATCAAGACTATAAACAGCAGGAAGCTGAATTGGAAGCCCAGATAAAGAAAGAGGAAGAACGGTCAAAAGAGATAAAAGAATATCAGGATTATGTTAAGACTGATGATTACATAAGAGAAGTTGCGGAAGATAAACTGGGCTTAGTGGATCCGAATGAGATCCTTTTCAAGCAGACGAATTGA
- the yabQ gene encoding spore cortex biosynthesis protein YabQ encodes MMLGIRTEAVIFFYAWLSGCILFIVYQVLIQMRKLIRHSIVMINLEDFLFWMGTGGYLFRQMYRTTHGTIRWFFLLGVILGSVSAWFVKRKVF; translated from the coding sequence ATGATGCTTGGAATTAGAACAGAAGCTGTTATTTTTTTCTATGCGTGGCTGTCTGGCTGCATTTTATTTATTGTTTATCAAGTGTTGATCCAGATGAGAAAGTTAATACGACATTCAATTGTAATGATAAATTTGGAAGATTTTTTGTTCTGGATGGGAACCGGGGGTTATTTGTTTAGACAGATGTATCGCACAACGCATGGAACGATACGATGGTTTTTCCTTCTGGGAGTGATTTTGGGAAGTGTAAGTGCATGGTTTGTGAAACGAAAAGTTTTCTGA
- the yabP gene encoding sporulation protein YabP encodes MEERQIAKAHKLVINNRKTSMVTGVLDVLSFDLNEVVLETEQGMLLVKGTDLHVNRLSVEKGEIDIAGNIDSIIYSDTNQTGHPNENLFTKLFK; translated from the coding sequence GTGGAAGAAAGGCAGATTGCAAAGGCACACAAGCTGGTCATCAATAATCGAAAGACAAGTATGGTGACTGGTGTGCTTGACGTATTATCCTTTGATTTAAATGAAGTTGTGCTTGAGACCGAACAAGGCATGTTGCTGGTCAAAGGTACGGACCTGCATGTAAATAGGCTTAGCGTGGAAAAGGGAGAGATAGATATTGCCGGCAATATAGACAGTATTATTTATTCCGATACAAATCAAACAGGGCATCCAAATGAAAATTTGTTTACAAAATTATTTAAATAG
- a CDS encoding RNA-binding S4 domain-containing protein, whose amino-acid sequence MRLDKFLKVSRLIKRRTVANEACDAGRVLVNGVVAKASVKVKVGDIIEIQFGTKTVKVEVLDIQDTTKKEEAKDLFRYL is encoded by the coding sequence ATGAGATTAGATAAGTTTTTGAAGGTTTCCCGCTTGATCAAACGAAGAACAGTTGCGAATGAAGCCTGCGACGCGGGACGAGTTCTGGTGAACGGAGTTGTCGCAAAAGCTTCTGTAAAGGTAAAGGTCGGAGATATTATAGAAATCCAGTTTGGAACAAAGACAGTTAAAGTAGAAGTTTTGGATATTCAGGATACAACAAAGAAAGAAGAAGCAAAAGATTTGTTCCGTTATTTGTAA
- a CDS encoding HU family DNA-binding protein, which translates to MNKTELIAAIAERAEISKKDSEKAVKAFIDVVTEELKKEEKVQLVGFGTFEVSKRAARTGKNPQTGEPMTISACNAPKFKAGKALKDAVN; encoded by the coding sequence ATGAACAAAACAGAATTAATCGCAGCAATCGCAGAAAGAGCAGAAATTTCTAAGAAAGATTCAGAAAAAGCAGTAAAGGCTTTTATCGATGTTGTTACTGAAGAACTGAAAAAAGAAGAGAAAGTTCAGTTAGTTGGATTTGGAACATTTGAAGTAAGCAAGAGAGCAGCAAGAACAGGTAAGAACCCACAGACAGGTGAGCCTATGACAATCAGCGCTTGCAACGCACCAAAATTCAAAGCTGGAAAAGCTCTGAAAGATGCTGTAAACTAA
- a CDS encoding CotS family spore coat protein, translated as MRESELEILEQYPIEAESTRKIRGAFFINTKEGTMLLKETKISDRRALLFYTLLCQLEESGKYVDTPILNSENKLVSTARDGSRYLLKKWYDGRECEVRREADVLMAAENLAHLHLDMKWRDICSVEEKQEIRPPAGRHLKEEMICHNRELKKVRAFVRKRVNKGTFEAMYLKSFEQMYETGKAVEERLANSKYDELYKSSVEEGLLIHGDYNYHNVLLLPQKVVTTNFEHFRRDVQVLDLYYFLRKVMEKYHWSVVLGNEILSRYNSVRTLQKEELEYIALKIAYPEKFWKIVNAYYHSNKAWMPEKNVEKLELAVAQNQEKLRFLEVIFDFRL; from the coding sequence ATGAGAGAAAGTGAATTAGAAATCTTAGAACAATATCCAATTGAGGCAGAAAGCACCCGTAAAATCAGGGGTGCGTTTTTTATCAACACGAAAGAGGGAACGATGCTGTTAAAAGAGACAAAAATCTCTGACAGACGTGCCCTCTTATTTTATACGCTATTATGCCAGCTTGAAGAGAGTGGCAAATATGTGGACACACCGATACTGAATTCGGAAAATAAATTGGTCAGTACCGCGAGAGATGGAAGCCGGTATCTGCTGAAAAAATGGTATGACGGGAGAGAGTGTGAAGTACGGCGTGAAGCAGATGTGCTTATGGCAGCAGAAAATCTGGCACACTTGCACCTTGATATGAAATGGAGAGACATATGCAGTGTAGAGGAAAAACAGGAGATACGACCGCCGGCGGGAAGACATTTGAAAGAAGAAATGATATGTCATAACCGCGAATTGAAAAAGGTGAGGGCATTTGTGCGGAAACGCGTGAATAAAGGGACATTTGAAGCAATGTATTTAAAATCCTTTGAGCAAATGTATGAGACGGGAAAAGCGGTGGAGGAACGTCTTGCAAATTCCAAATATGATGAGCTTTATAAATCGAGCGTTGAAGAAGGTTTGTTAATCCATGGAGATTACAATTATCATAATGTGCTCTTGCTTCCTCAAAAGGTTGTGACAACCAATTTTGAACATTTTAGAAGAGACGTGCAGGTGTTGGATTTGTATTATTTTTTGCGGAAAGTTATGGAAAAATATCATTGGAGTGTTGTACTTGGAAATGAAATTTTAAGCCGGTATAACAGTGTGAGGACACTGCAGAAAGAAGAACTAGAATATATTGCGTTGAAAATAGCTTATCCGGAGAAATTTTGGAAAATTGTGAATGCTTATTATCATTCCAATAAGGCGTGGATGCCAGAGAAAAATGTCGAAAAACTTGAGCTTGCAGTAGCTCAAAATCAGGAAAAACTACGATTTTTAGAAGTGATATTTGACTTTCGGTTATAG